The window taaatttattacaaaaatctgtGTTTGATTTTTTATTAAGTTTTAAGTGATTTGCTAGATAGAGAAAAGTTTAAACATTTAAAAAGTATAAAGAAATGAGATAGGAGACACATTTTGGACTTTTAGGATAGAGGATCAGTTGAGATGCGCCTCCATTGATCGTTTATGTTTATGCGCCTCCTTTGATCGTTTCAGGCTGACATCTCAGCATTAAGGCAATAATAAAAATCCTTGGAtacataactactccctccgttcctaaatataagtctttttagacatttcaaatggactacaatacgaatgtatgtagacatattttagagtgtacatttactcattttgctttgtatgtagtcacttgttgaaatctttaaaaggacttatatttgggaacggagggagtacatgggtaGCTGTAAAAGCAAACCCAGACACCATGAGCCTGATGTTTGCAACTTGAGGTCCCCCAGTTCATGTCTTTTTTCCATCTGAATTTGGCTCATATGTATGTTTTGACCAAGAAATCAGTTGCTTCTTCCCGCATAAAGAAAAGGAGAATAAATCAGTTGCTTCTTGCCATCACTCAGATTTTAAATCATTGGGTTAGGTAGTCTAGAATCCATGTTCAGCGGAAAAAAAATCAGCTGCTGCGTGTTTAGCGCAATTCAGAAAGACACATCAGATATTCAGATGGTCAATATCTATTttcaaaaggccaaaaaaaaaatcAGCAGCTTGCCATCATCACAATTCGAATGTCCTGTCAGCATATTAAGTGTCGAGAGTTCCAATTAGTAGCACATGGTGAGTACGCGATTTGGTTCGCATCCAGGGTAACACTGAAGCAAACCGATTGTATTTGGGGGCAGAGAATTGCAGAGCAACTGATTGCAGAACTTGAAACATCAACGGGGAATTGGAGAACGCACAGGTAAGATCTGACTACTGCGCATCGACAGAGCAACTTATTGAGAGGAAATCAATATGCATTCAGCTCATATGCAttttaagcaaaagaaatcaaCTGCTCCTTATCGATTCAAAAAGTTGGGGTAGGTAGTAAAAAATACATGTTCGGCCAAGCAAATCAGCTTACACTTGCTACGGTTGATTTAGGTAGGCAACAGATGATCAACATCTATTTTCGAAACGAGCACAAAAAGGACAGCTGCTTCCCATGACAGTACAAATTGCTCCGCAGATCCCAAATGGGCAGCACATGTCTTATCTGAAACTTGGTTCAACTGGCGGAGTAGAAAAAATGTTCAGGATAAGCCGTGGAATCGGAGAAAACGCAAACTACAAAAATGCAGGGAATCAACCGTACACTGAAGCCAACACGGTTGATTTCGGGAGGCAGCAAATTACAGAGCGAGAGACCAATTGGAAACTAGTAACATCTGACAAGGAACACAAATCAACATGAACAGAGTGAGAGATTGCAGAAGAATTCAAGGGTAGACCACTTCAATTTCCATTTCATCCCAGGACTACTACATCCAAGCAACAACAGTCAAGGCCAGGACATACAGCAGCGAGATGCAGCCATTACACCGAAGCCCATGAACAATACACAGCCATAGCTAGCTACGAGCACAAATATGGTGGTGGGGGGATCGATTCGCGTGGCCTAGCCGCCGAATCCGTAGAGGGTGCGGCCCTGGCGCTTGAGGGCGTAGACGACGTCCATGGCGGTGACCGTCTTGCGGCGGGCGTGCTCGGTGTAGGTGACCGCGTCGCGGATGACGTTCTCCAGGAAGATCTTGAGCACGCCGcgggtctcctcgtagatgagcCCCGAGATGCGCTTCACGCCGCCCCGGCGAGCCAGACGGCGgatcgccggcttggtgatgccctGGATGTTGTCGCGGAGCACCTTCCGGTGGCGCTTGGCGCCGCCCTTGCCCAGCCCCTTCCCTCCCTTGCCGCGGCCGGACATCGTCGACGCTTCTTTCTCCGGCGAGATTGGCTTGGTTGTTGCGGTGGTGGTGGTGTGGGGGATTGATGTGGCGTGTGGTGGATTTATAGCTGTGAGGTCTCCGGGGAGGAGATGGGAGCGATCCGCGTGATGCGGCCTGTGAACCGTCCGATGGAGATGGATGGTTGAGAGTGGATGAGGAGAGATggcgcggatcggtgacgtggccgGGAGCGGGAGGGAGCGTGGGCGGGAGAGGCGTGTTTTCTCATGCTGGTTGTAATTgggagtatcatatattagtatcatgcatatgatactagtgtatgatactaccttcctaatgcatagtatcatatagtaatatcatgtactccctccgttcctaaatataagtctttttagagattccactacaaactacatatggatgtatatagacatatttcaaagtatagattcactcattttgctccgtatatagtccataGTGTAATctatagaaagacttatatttaggaacggagggagtagtattttatttattgccatgcatgacacaaagtagcatagcatttaatatgataaagtatcatgatatgatactacaccctctctttcttcatttaatgctatgacacctcatcaaaatttgcctagttggcatgcatgatactaactatgactagtataacgcccgtgcgttgccacgggctcttcaaaatttataatcagtatctttcatttGTCATTccctcatattgggtgattatggggtgctctaattagaaacacaacaatcaaatattaggaaatttcaccgaacgaacaacaacgaataatacgatatctatcaaacgaataaaatgaggtcatatttttggtccgtcatgcacttctgttgaaaagtgcctatcccttttagaatcaacccactgtttgctcgcacacaaaaaaaatacatctctaaagtggggaaccgatcggtgccaaaaagaactcaaactcctatccaatctcgacttcgtgctcttccacttccattgataaagatgggacgtcaagggtttcatcatgatgacctcgagcagccgtcgacatccctccccacatctacccctaccccctgctgccgcttgcactgtccttgctcctcgagggagctagggacacaatgttctctaggatgggcatgaccagattCACGAGGAGGCCAtattcttccatgggaacccaaccaagcacaccaccctccgcaaccatccaatcccagcctaacaaagtcaagacccgccatcgatccacaaatcaggctcgccgcatccaggttcactgcaagtctgcgacgagtctgtagtcgacatcttgactttggctatccccacggaagaatcatcggatcctgcttacttttaccatcacttcatctcttcccaaggcagcgacaccacccagccaatcaccaccaccgcttgcggcttgcctacataaaatcatatgagaaatccccacggcggtgctgtaagatcaccttggcgacctcgacagtgaccgactggtctaagatctaagctagccgctctttgtagaaaccaatagaagtaggcatgtgactcagatttgttctttggtgtgcatgcgtttcttgctgcccaccagctcttgtctacaactcgcctatatctgtaccagctcttggtctacaactggcctatctccatgctcgagaaTTTGGAGTGTAGTAGTTAAAAAAAGACCAACTTTATACTCATTTGATAATTCAACGTGCATGGGCATGCACCGGATGGAATTCACGCTCTATGTAAAATCTGGAGTGTAATGACAGTGGTTGATGAATAAAAGTCTTAtttccgcaaaaaaagaagttAAAGGTGAATATATTCCTCATGTGTAGAGTACAAACAGAGCATATAGTGGTGACCTAGTTTGTTTTGATTGAGGTGAATACATGCCAGTACTAAAATCTTCTAATTTCTTTTGATTGAATCCAAGTTGTCTCTTTTCtttcgattcagcaaagctagttcgAATAAATATGATTGTCTATATCTTAACTCCTTTGCTAATTAAGCTTCAAAATTGCAGTCTGATTCAGAAACAATCGAACGATTGTGTCGTTAACTCCAGGAGATTCTCGTTAGATCTTAGGAACGCTGCAAGCCATCATATCATATAAGAATAAGATCGACAATTGATATGGACAGATCTTACTACAATCATATTACTACTACTCGCACACTGATATGGACAGATCATATAAGATCGAAGGTACGTAAGACAAGGTCCTCTAGATTACGAAAAATTGTTTGCTTCGCCTCATGTGAGACGGACCCCGAGCTATTCTTCAATGGCGCACCGCGCGCATATATTTGGCGGCGAAGTAATTCGTTATCCTAAGGACGTCCCCGTCAAGCCCGTCGACAGCGTCACCCTTTTCCATCTCCCCGGCTGGACCTCGCCGAGTTTCCACCGTCGACGGCCTGCCGCCGCCGCATTCTGCTGCACGAAGGAGATCAACGACGGTTTAGACGTGCACGGGTGCAGCAGAGCAGATCGACCGACGGATCGGTTGACAACACGTACCGTCGCAGGCCGCGTGGCCGTGGTGgggggcggcggcgctcgaggTGCCCTGCACCTCGCATTCGCAGGGCGAGTTGGCGCTTGTGGCGCTGGTGCCGATCTCCTCCTCCGGACGAACGAGGAGCCAGCCGTCCAAGCTGGGAGAGGGAGCCAATGGCGGCCTGCAGCGATgccggctcgactccttgcagtagGC is drawn from Triticum dicoccoides isolate Atlit2015 ecotype Zavitan chromosome 6B, WEW_v2.0, whole genome shotgun sequence and contains these coding sequences:
- the LOC119324959 gene encoding histone H4 — protein: MSGRGKGGKGLGKGGAKRHRKVLRDNIQGITKPAIRRLARRGGVKRISGLIYEETRGVLKIFLENVIRDAVTYTEHARRKTVTAMDVVYALKRQGRTLYGFGG